In a single window of the Cupriavidus sp. P-10 genome:
- a CDS encoding response regulator transcription factor, protein MTATPNPTPHRGETVFIVDDDEAMRDSLTWLLEGNGYQVRSFTSAEQFLAAYDAGQVSCLILDVRMPGMSGPELQERMIAENINIPIVFITGHGDVPMAVTTMKRGAIDFIEKPFDESELRALVERMLQKARTDHSAAREQRAAKDLLGKLTTREQQVLERIVAGRLNKQIADDLGISIKTVEAHRANIMEKLNVNTVADLLRLALSRNS, encoded by the coding sequence ATGACCGCAACGCCAAACCCCACGCCCCACCGCGGCGAGACCGTGTTCATCGTCGACGACGATGAAGCCATGCGCGACTCGCTGACCTGGCTGCTGGAGGGCAATGGCTACCAGGTTCGCAGCTTTACCAGCGCCGAGCAGTTCCTCGCCGCCTACGACGCCGGCCAGGTGTCCTGCCTGATCCTCGACGTGCGCATGCCCGGCATGAGCGGCCCGGAACTGCAGGAGCGGATGATCGCCGAGAACATCAATATTCCGATCGTCTTCATCACCGGCCACGGCGACGTGCCCATGGCGGTCACGACCATGAAGCGCGGCGCGATCGACTTCATCGAGAAGCCGTTCGACGAATCCGAACTGCGCGCGCTGGTCGAGCGCATGCTGCAGAAGGCCCGCACCGACCATTCCGCCGCGCGCGAGCAGCGCGCCGCCAAGGACCTGCTGGGCAAGCTGACCACGCGCGAGCAGCAGGTGCTGGAGCGTATCGTGGCCGGTCGCCTGAACAAGCAGATCGCCGACGACCTGGGCATTTCCATCAAGACGGTGGAGGCGCACCGCGCCAACATCATGGAAAAGCTCAACGTC